The following is a genomic window from bacterium.
CTGCCGAGCCTTACCACTCTCTACTCCCACACGATTTGACAGACCGGTGCTTAGATGAGGCAAGCTCCATATCACAACTTCATGACGATCGCTTCAGTTGCAACTAGCTGCGCCAACGTAGTGCAGTCACCAGCCTACGCAACGCGAGGCGTCAGCTGCTATCAGTCACTCTTCGTCCTTGGAACGTCCAATGCTCCCGTCTCGTCGGGGCAGGGCTTGGGCCGCACTACGGAACCTTTGCATTGAAAGGAGCAAACTACGAAGTCGTAACGATCTGCGCTACGGACGTCTCGTGAAATGGTGTAAGGCCGTCGAAGTCTGTTGAGAGACTGACGGTGCGCCACTGCTCGTCTACACGTTGGCGCTCAGTGTTTGCGGCAGCTGCGACCGCCACGGCGTCCGATCCCAACAGCAGCCGTACCGGTGGATTCGGCTCTGCGACGATCCGCAAAATCACCTGCGCTATTTTGTCGGGATCGCCACGCATGATGTCGTTATTGTTCCGCAAGTTCGCAGCCATTGCACCGACCGTGGCACGATAATCGGGTGAGACGTCGTCGATGCGCATCGACGATCCAGCCCACTCGGTGCGCATCCCGCCAGGCTCGACAACCGTCACGCGAATGCCGACTGGCGCTGTTTCTCTCGCTACGACCTCCGAGAAACCTCCGACTGCCCACTTTGCGGACTGGTATGCTACAGGTCCAGGTGTCGCGTGACGCCCGCCTATCGACGAAATCTGAATAATGTGACCGCTGCGCTGCTGATGCATCACCCGCACCGCGGCGCGCGTCACGTTCACAACGCCGAAGAAATTCGTTTCAACCTGCGCACGAAAGTAATGCCATCATGCCAAGAAGTTCTGGAGAGACGCGGAAGCGACTGTTGGCCGCGGCCACTAAGGAATTTGCGAAATACGGGATTGCAGGAGCGCGCGTGGATCGAATTGCGGAGGCTGCCGGCGTAAACAAGCAGGCGATCTATGCCTACTTCGGCAGCAAAGAGAGCCTTTTTGACGCCGTGTACGATGCGATGGTCGTGCAGACGATTGAAGAGGTCCCGATCGACGCGTACGACTTGCCGGGATACGTCGGTCGTCTGTACGACCGCTACCGCAGACACCCCGAAGTGCTGCGAATCGCAACGTGGTACGCGATGGAACGCGGCACCGACGCTCCGCACCCAAGCTCTTTGCGTTCCTCGAAGGCAAAGATTGCTGCAATTCGTGAAGCGCAAGAATCCGGCGCGATCACAAGCGATTTTGCGCCCGAAGATCTCCTCGTGCTGATTCTCAACTTGTCAACGACCGGACATCGCGTCTCGCCCGAATCGCTGAGCCCTGATCGCTCGCACGACGCCGTAAAAAAATCCATCATGAACGCGGTCGAACGCTTTACACTTCCTTAGAAAGAAAGCGTGCCGCTCGCGAGCGCCACGCTTTGGTTGCGAAACGTCCTCCTTCGAAAAGCTCAGAATGTCACGGGAGTTTCAAGGCTCAAGATTTGGTCCAGAGAAGTAGATGGGCCGAAGCCCGCCTGTAGAGTAGGTCCCAAGTTTGAGCAGTGATCTCCCCAGGGACCCCTCGTCAAACCGTGCGTGCAGTTTTCCCGCACACGGCTTTCCGACTGTCTTCGTCCGGCGGCGCATTATGACGGCACCTGCTTGGCGTACCGTTGCATGGGGTTACCAACGACCACGAGACCGTT
Proteins encoded in this region:
- a CDS encoding SDR family NAD(P)-dependent oxidoreductase gives rise to the protein MNVTRAAVRVMHQQRSGHIIQISSIGGRHATPGPVAYQSAKWAVGGFSEVVARETAPVGIRVTVVEPGGMRTEWAGSSMRIDDVSPDYRATVGAMAANLRNNNDIMRGDPDKIAQVILRIVAEPNPPVRLLLGSDAVAVAAAANTERQRVDEQWRTVSLSTDFDGLTPFHETSVAQIVTTS
- a CDS encoding TetR/AcrR family transcriptional regulator, with protein sequence MPRSSGETRKRLLAAATKEFAKYGIAGARVDRIAEAAGVNKQAIYAYFGSKESLFDAVYDAMVVQTIEEVPIDAYDLPGYVGRLYDRYRRHPEVLRIATWYAMERGTDAPHPSSLRSSKAKIAAIREAQESGAITSDFAPEDLLVLILNLSTTGHRVSPESLSPDRSHDAVKKSIMNAVERFTLP